From the Solanum stenotomum isolate F172 chromosome 4, ASM1918654v1, whole genome shotgun sequence genome, one window contains:
- the LOC125862764 gene encoding metal tolerance protein 9-like — translation MSIISRSNGGSGGGDSFRTELLSPAAQSVVDHSIPLGSTWKLNTSDFHLPQHRSYDHQSFSLLRLLRAFRNQRKVVEYYKKQERLLEGFNEMDTINECGYLPGHLTEDELKQLAKGEKIAIHASNIANMVLFIAKVYASIDSRSLAVISSTLDSLLDLLSGFILWFTSNAMKSPNQYRYPIGKKRMQPVGLVVFASIMATLGLQILFESGRQLITKSHPDRDPEKEKWMIGIMVSVTVIKFLLMIYCRRFKNEIVRAYAQDHFFDVITNSIGLATAVLAIHFYWWIDPTGAIIIALYTMSTWARTVLENVWALIGRTAPPDFLAKLTYLVWNHHERIKHIDTVRAYTFGTQYFVEVDIVLPEDMFLNQAHNIGETLQEKLEQLVEVERAFVHIDFDITHKLEHKTIIK, via the exons ATGTCAATCATCAGTCGTAGTAATGGTGGTAGTGGTGGTGGTGATAGTTTTAGGACGGAGTTGTTGTCTCCCGCTGCTCAATCCGTTGTTGATCACTCCATCCCGTTGGGGTCGACATGGAAACTTAATACGAGTGACTTCCATCTTCCTCAACACCGCTCTTATGATCATCAATCTTTCAGTTTGCTTCGTCTACTTCGCGCTTTCA GGAATCAGAGAAAAGTTGTTGAATACTACAAAAAACAAGAAAGGCTGCTTGAAGGATTCAATGAGATGGACACAATTAATGAATGTGGTTATTTACCTGGACATCTTACTGAG GATGAATTGAAGCAACTAGCTAAGGGTGAAAAGATTGCGATTCATGCGTCAAACATAGCAAATATGGTTCTTTTCATTGCTAAAGTCTACGCGTCTATTGACAGCAGATCGCTGGCTGTAATTTCGTCAACCCTGGACTCCCTATTAGATCTCTTATCTGGATTTATTTTGTGGTTCACTTCTAATGCAATGAAATCCCCGAACCAGTACCGCTATCCAATTGGAAAGAAGAGAATGCAGCCAGTG GGTCTAGTTGTGTTTGCATCCATAATGGCGACTCTAGGACTACAAATATTGTTCGAATCTGGTAGACAACTCATAACTAAG TCTCATCCTGATAGGGACCctgagaaagaaaaatggatgaTTGGAATTATGGTTTCTGTTACTGTGATAAAGTTTCTACTTATGATCTACTGCCGAAGATTCAAAAATGAAATTGTAAGGGCCTATGCTCAAGACCATTTCTTTGATGTAATTACCAACTCAATCGGATTAGCGACAGCAGTCTTAGCCATCCACTTCTACTGGTGGATTGATCCTACTGGAGCTATCatt ATAGCACTTTACACGATGAGCACATGGGCAAGGACGGTGCTGGAAAACGTGTGGGCACTTATTGGAAGAACAGCTCCACCAGATTTTCTTGCAAAGTTAACATATCTAGTATGGAATCACCACGAAAGGATCAAACATATTGACACAGTTAGAGCATATACTTTTGGGACACAATATTTTGTGGAGGTTGATATAGTACTGCCAGAGGATATGTTTCTGAACCAGGCACATAATATTGGTGAAACACTACAGGAAAAGCTGGAGCAACTTGTTGAAGTTGAACGAGCTTTCGTTCATATAGACTTCGACATCACTCACAAGCTAGAACACAAGACTATCATCAAATAA
- the LOC125863249 gene encoding uncharacterized protein LOC125863249 has product MNKLGFARKEKVQQFMSVTGSSEKSAIQTMKTNDWRLEGALEAYYNQEHVKAAIEKNRWEVLFNKYKDPNVDMIMADGISNLCNDLQVDPQDIVMLVLSWELRAATICEFSKQEFIGGVQSLEIDSMEKFKKKIPHLRSQLKDEDTFREIYNFTFDWAKEKGQKTLALETALALWHLLFAELEWPLIDQWCEFIQERHNKAISRDVWLQLLEFAKTVDATLSNYDAEGAWPCLLDEFVEYSIENGTCAKKSDE; this is encoded by the exons ATG AACAAGCTGGGGTTTGCGCGTAAGGAGAAAGTTCAGCAATTCATGTCTGTTACTGGGTCAAG TGAGAAATCGGCTATTCAGACTATGAAGACCAATGATTGGCGTCTTGAAGGAGCATTAGAAGCATACTACAACCAGGAACATGTTAAGGCAGCTATAGAGAAAAACCGATGGGAGGTGCTTTTCAATAAATACAAAG ACCCAAATGTTGACATGATTATGGCTGATGGTATTAGCAATCTCTGCAATGATCTTCAG GTTGATCCTCAGGATATAGTTATG TTGGTACTTTCATGGGAATTGAGAGCTGCGACCATTTGTGAATTCTCGAAGCAggagtttattggtggagtacaGTCTCTTGA AATAGATTCAATggagaaattcaagaaaaaaatccCTCATTTGCGATCTCAGTTGAAAGATGAAG ATACTTTCCGTGAAATTTACAACTTTACTTTCGATTGGGCAAAGGAGAAG GGTCAGAAAACTTTGGCGTTGGAAACAGCACTTGCATTGTGGCATTTGCTGTTTGCAGAATTGGAGTGGCCATTGATTGATCAATGGTGTGAGTTTATCCAG GAACGGCATAACAAGGCTATCTCACGTGATGTTTGGTTAcagctactggaatttgcaaag ACTGTGGATGCGACATTATCAAACTATGATGCTGAAGGAGCTTGGCCTTGTCTTCTTGATGAATTTGTTGAATACTCGATCGAAAATGGCACTTGTGCTAAAAAGTCAGATGAGTGA
- the LOC125861595 gene encoding uncharacterized protein LOC125861595, with protein MVFDNKKEFKKAMVANQAKIGKSIRWSKDDKERASAKCRTNACKWKILGSLMQRDISTFQIKTFVSEHTCFGWNYNNKTINSCWIARKYVDRVKSNKNWKTSEFRDTLSRKLKLHVSMHQARRAKEKATAMIDGDINDQFGILWNYCNEIVRTNPGTSAGCRKIIGVDGCWLKNTMYGAQLLSAVTLDENNNIFPLAYAIVEKENKEIWQWFLTYLMNDLEIEEQYLWTFMSDKQKGLIEAFDLVLPGVSHRFCERHLHSNFKRAGYSGMALKKCSLEGSFSNNY; from the exons ATGGTATTTGATAACAAAAAGGAATTCAAGAAAGCCATGGTTGCAAATCAAGCCAAAATAGGAAAGTCAATTCGATGGAGCAAAGATGACAAAGAAAGAGCTAGCGCCAAATGCAGAACTAATGCTTGTAAGtggaagatattgggatcactAATGCAAAGGGATATATCTACTTTTCAAATCAAGACGTTTGTTTCCGAGCATACTTGTTTTGGGTGGAACTATAACAACAAAACCATCAATTCTTGTTGGATTGCAAGGAAGTATGTTGATAGAGTTAAATCAAATAAGAACTGGAAAACATCAGAATTCAGAGATACATTGAGTAGGAAATTAAAGTTGCATGTGAGTATGCACCAAGCAAGAAGGGCAAAGGAAAAAGCTACTGCAATGATCGATGGAGATATAAATGATCAGTTTGGTATATTATGGAATTATTGCAATGAAATTGTTCGAACCAATCCTGGAACTTCT GCTGGTTGTCGAAAGATTATTGGGGTCGATGGATGTTGGCTGAAGAATACTATGTATGGGGCACAATTGCTATCAGCTGTTACTTTGGATGAAAATAATAACATCTTTCCATTAGCTTATGCAATAGTCgagaaagaaaataaggaaatatGGCAATGGTTCTTAACCTACTTGATGAATGATCTTGAGATTGAAGAGCAATACTTGTGGACTTTTATGTCAGATAAGCAAAAAGGGCTCATTGAAGCTTTTGATTTAGTGTTGCCTGGTGTTTCTCATAGATTTTGTGAGCGACATTTGCATAGCAATTTCAAGAGAGCTGGATATTCTGGAATGGCTTTAAAAAAATGCTCTTTGGAAGGCAGCTTCAGCAACAACTATTGA